A window of Pseudomonas mucidolens contains these coding sequences:
- a CDS encoding transketolase family protein: MSTTNTNTAQAPVVVKKKLTTSAMIASIASEGQATKSAPFGHALATLADQRSDIVGLSADLSKYTDLHIFAKAHPDRFYQMGMAEQLLMSAAAGMAREGFVPFATTYAVFASRRAYDFICMAIAEENLNVKIVCGLPGLTTGYGPSHQATDDLAIFRAMPNLMIIDPCDALEIEQAVPAIAAHQGPVYMRLLRGNVPLVLDEYGYKFEIGKAKTLRTGNDILIISTGLMTMRALEAAKELQADGVDVAVLHVPTIKPLDEQTILAEARKPGRLVITAENHSIIGGLGEAVATVLLRNGVTPTFRQIALPDAFLDAGALPTLHDRYGISTQAVCAQIKGWL, translated from the coding sequence ATGAGCACTACGAATACCAATACGGCTCAGGCGCCCGTGGTCGTAAAGAAAAAACTGACCACCTCGGCGATGATTGCATCGATTGCTTCTGAAGGTCAGGCCACTAAATCCGCCCCATTTGGTCACGCGCTGGCAACGCTTGCCGATCAGCGATCAGACATCGTCGGCTTGTCCGCCGACTTGTCGAAATACACCGATCTGCACATCTTCGCCAAGGCTCATCCCGACCGCTTCTACCAGATGGGAATGGCCGAGCAACTGTTGATGAGCGCAGCCGCCGGGATGGCCCGTGAAGGCTTTGTACCCTTTGCCACGACCTATGCAGTGTTTGCCTCGCGTCGCGCCTACGACTTCATTTGCATGGCAATCGCTGAAGAAAACCTGAACGTCAAAATCGTTTGCGGCCTGCCAGGCCTGACCACAGGCTACGGCCCGAGCCACCAGGCAACAGACGATTTGGCAATCTTCCGAGCGATGCCGAATCTGATGATCATCGATCCTTGCGATGCTCTGGAAATCGAACAGGCCGTACCTGCTATCGCAGCCCACCAAGGGCCGGTTTACATGCGTTTGTTGCGCGGCAACGTACCGTTGGTACTTGACGAGTACGGGTACAAATTCGAGATTGGTAAAGCCAAGACATTGCGCACCGGTAATGACATTTTGATCATCTCTACGGGGCTAATGACAATGCGCGCTTTAGAAGCCGCTAAAGAACTTCAGGCAGATGGCGTAGATGTCGCAGTCCTGCACGTACCCACTATCAAGCCTTTGGATGAGCAGACCATTCTCGCTGAGGCCCGGAAGCCAGGACGGTTGGTAATCACCGCTGAAAACCACTCGATCATTGGAGGATTGGGAGAAGCAGTGGCAACGGTATTACTGCGCAATGGGGTTACGCCGACGTTCAGACAAATTGCGCTACCAGACGCGTTCCTCGACGCAGGCGCGCTTCCAACCCTCCACGACCGTTACGGCATTTCTACTCAGGCGGTATGTGCGCAAATCAAGGGTTGGTTATAA
- a CDS encoding alpha/beta hydrolase: MDAAKLLDPAYAHFLEKTSSEWTLAGLPAIRTRASANFKPPQLARCEQRWTTDAPNTPGVRLCIYRPDQKYEDQALPAILYLHGGGFVLGCPEMADDYLTDLAIEMKAVIVAVDYRLAPEHPFPIPLEDCYTALSWLLRESPSLGVDADRVVIMGHSAGGGLAAALALLVRERAEHSVVGLVLVYPMLDHRTGSANAPTDNPTTGTLNWGSEANQFCWHCMQGSYTFDDEQAFLFSAALASDLRGLPRSFICVGTLDLFLVEDVDFALKLSRSGVPIELHVYPGVPHMFDQYPGSVTDQCRNDVVAALRKMIGG, encoded by the coding sequence TTGGACGCAGCCAAGTTACTTGACCCCGCTTACGCGCACTTCCTGGAAAAAACGTCCAGTGAATGGACGCTCGCCGGGCTTCCCGCTATTCGAACCCGAGCTAGTGCCAATTTTAAACCGCCTCAGCTAGCACGATGCGAACAGCGCTGGACAACGGACGCTCCAAACACTCCTGGGGTTCGTTTGTGCATTTACCGGCCCGATCAAAAGTATGAAGATCAAGCACTACCGGCCATTTTGTATTTGCACGGGGGAGGATTTGTTTTGGGCTGTCCAGAGATGGCCGACGACTACTTGACCGACCTGGCTATCGAGATGAAAGCGGTCATCGTAGCCGTCGATTACAGATTGGCTCCGGAGCATCCCTTCCCTATTCCACTTGAAGACTGCTATACGGCTCTGAGCTGGCTGTTGCGTGAAAGTCCTTCGCTTGGCGTCGATGCAGATAGAGTGGTCATCATGGGTCATAGCGCAGGCGGCGGACTTGCTGCCGCACTAGCGTTGCTTGTTCGAGAGAGGGCTGAGCATTCAGTTGTGGGATTGGTATTGGTCTATCCAATGCTCGATCACCGAACTGGCTCGGCTAACGCCCCCACTGACAATCCCACTACAGGAACGCTAAATTGGGGAAGTGAAGCAAATCAGTTCTGCTGGCACTGCATGCAAGGGTCATACACGTTTGATGACGAACAGGCATTTCTGTTTTCCGCCGCGCTTGCATCTGATCTACGGGGGCTGCCACGAAGCTTTATCTGCGTAGGAACCTTGGATTTGTTTTTGGTGGAAGACGTGGACTTCGCGTTAAAGCTCTCGCGTTCAGGCGTGCCAATTGAGCTTCACGTTTATCCGGGAGTACCGCATATGTTTGATCAGTACCCTGGTTCGGTTACCGATCAATGCAGGAACGACGTGGTAGCCGCGCTTAGGAAAATGATTGGGGGATGA
- a CDS encoding YggL family protein codes for MATNRSRRLRKKLCVDEFQELGFELNLDFKEDLDDEAVDAFLDSFLTEAMDANGLDYVGGDDYGLVCKAERGSVTEEQRAAVEAWLKSRSEVTKVEVSPLLDAWYPENPVNAAN; via the coding sequence ATGGCCACTAACCGCTCCCGTCGTCTGCGCAAAAAGCTTTGTGTGGACGAATTTCAGGAATTGGGCTTTGAGCTGAACCTGGATTTCAAGGAAGACCTGGATGACGAGGCTGTTGATGCATTCCTCGATTCCTTCTTGACTGAAGCTATGGACGCTAATGGCCTGGACTACGTCGGTGGCGATGACTACGGCCTGGTCTGCAAGGCAGAACGCGGCTCTGTTACCGAAGAGCAGCGTGCAGCCGTTGAAGCATGGCTCAAAAGCCGTAGCGAAGTCACCAAGGTTGAAGTCAGCCCTCTGCTCGACGCCTGGTACCCAGAGAATCCGGTCAACGCTGCCAATTGA
- the dacB gene encoding D-alanyl-D-alanine carboxypeptidase/D-alanyl-D-alanine-endopeptidase has protein sequence MIKSLRPLLLASFLLPLAFSVTAAPINTSLPPKVQESLKKAKLQNDALSLVMIPLTGPGTPTVFNADVSVNPASTMKLVTTYAALEMLGPNHQWKTEFYTDGTLSGGILRGNLYLKGGGDPKLNMEKLWLLMRDLRANGVQQVTGDLVLDRGFFIQPQLPAFNDDGNDANKPFLVKPDALLVNLKALRFVTRNDSGRVLVSVEPPIASIHIDNQVKPTNTKQCTGDVRYNPVTAADGSVTVTVSGQLGDGCSSQTYLSLLDHATYAAGAVRAIWKELGGSIQGRDVLAPVPKSAKLLARAFSPDLAEIIRDINKYSNNTMAQQLFLSLGAQYRTDADGDDGKAAQRVIRQWLAKKGITAPHLVMENGSGLSRAERVSARELARMLQAAWKSPYAAEFVSSMPIAGSDGTMRRRLKTTALRGEAHIKTGTLNTVRAIAGYSRDNNGNTWAVVAILNDPKPWGASSVLDQVLLDLYRQPKVTTASAL, from the coding sequence ATGATCAAATCCTTGCGCCCATTGTTACTCGCCAGTTTTCTTCTCCCTCTGGCTTTTTCCGTCACCGCCGCCCCCATCAATACCAGCTTGCCACCCAAGGTGCAGGAGTCGCTGAAAAAGGCCAAGTTGCAAAACGATGCCTTGTCCCTGGTCATGATCCCGCTCACCGGGCCCGGCACGCCGACCGTGTTCAATGCCGACGTTTCGGTGAACCCGGCCTCCACCATGAAACTAGTCACCACCTACGCGGCCCTGGAAATGCTCGGCCCCAACCACCAGTGGAAAACCGAGTTCTACACCGATGGCACCCTCAGTGGCGGAATTTTGCGCGGTAACCTGTACCTGAAGGGCGGCGGCGATCCCAAGCTGAACATGGAAAAACTCTGGTTGTTGATGCGTGACCTGCGGGCCAATGGCGTGCAGCAAGTCACCGGCGACCTGGTGCTGGATCGCGGTTTCTTCATCCAGCCGCAATTGCCGGCATTCAATGACGACGGCAATGACGCCAACAAGCCATTCCTGGTCAAGCCGGATGCCTTGCTGGTCAACCTCAAGGCCTTGCGTTTCGTGACCCGCAATGATTCGGGCCGCGTACTGGTCTCGGTGGAACCGCCTATTGCCAGTATCCATATCGACAATCAGGTCAAACCGACCAACACTAAACAATGCACCGGCGACGTGCGCTACAACCCGGTCACCGCCGCCGATGGCAGTGTGACCGTAACCGTCAGCGGCCAGTTGGGTGACGGCTGCAGCTCGCAGACCTATCTGTCGCTGCTGGATCACGCCACCTATGCCGCCGGCGCTGTCCGGGCGATCTGGAAAGAACTGGGCGGCAGCATCCAGGGCCGTGACGTGCTGGCACCCGTGCCAAAAAGCGCCAAGCTCCTGGCCAGGGCTTTCTCCCCGGATCTGGCAGAAATCATTCGCGATATCAACAAATACAGTAACAACACCATGGCCCAGCAGTTGTTCCTGAGCCTTGGCGCGCAATACCGCACGGATGCCGACGGCGACGATGGCAAGGCGGCCCAGCGGGTAATCCGCCAATGGCTGGCAAAAAAAGGCATCACCGCACCGCACCTCGTGATGGAGAATGGTTCCGGCCTGTCCCGTGCCGAGCGCGTGAGCGCCCGCGAGCTGGCGAGAATGCTGCAGGCTGCGTGGAAAAGCCCGTATGCGGCAGAGTTCGTCAGCTCGATGCCGATTGCGGGCAGCGACGGCACCATGCGCAGACGCCTTAAAACCACGGCCTTGCGCGGTGAAGCACACATCAAGACTGGCACCTTGAATACCGTGCGGGCAATTGCCGGCTACAGCCGCGACAATAACGGCAATACCTGGGCGGTGGTGGCAATCCTCAATGACCCGAAGCCTTGGGGTGCCTCGTCGGTGCTGGACCAAGTGCTGCTGGACTTGTATCGCCAGCCAAAGGTGACAACCGCGTCCGCTCTGTAA
- a CDS encoding GGDEF domain-containing protein, translating into MPLHAVRPKILGFISEQASAWLVGLVVVLVGGALTLVVAWAAADLNRQQVRQRFQLLVNERYSRLEERFEDQEQRLGSLRRFFVNSENVSHANFNGFAQPLLLRTRAYSWAPRVLREQRLGFEQQVSRELGEAFSIRELSDDGSLVSAAVRDEYVPVLYSQTQSVLGSPLGFDLLAQPLRRSTVERARRSGKIAVSLPMQLVGLEPSYTPGVLLVAAVSRPATTHMPVNEPYGYVMAVISMRQLVADGLPNAARDNLVMQIVDTSDTQQRVLYESNNPVADSSGQEVTRRLTLGDHVYALRLRPSQVFEQSNHSSVTSILIMGGLLSLLLSALLYVLVSQRQRAIKLVQQRTGELRVREHQLRTAHSQLRSVLNAATQVAIIATDLRGVINTFNAGAEQMLGYEADQVLGIMTLENLHQPSELTVRAAQLSQMQGKRITPAQAMLVEGTDSLHEAREWTLVRKDGSQLMVNMLVTALLDDHGLWIGHLAICLDVTEQKRVHEALAARDRLLRKLSAHVPGGIFQFTLEPNDNWRFIYASDGIRDIYEIEPGLLQQNAKLVFERIHPQDAERIRSSIRLSALQLSHWREEYRVELPRQGLRWIRGEATPEELPGGGTLWHGYVSDISDLKRVEEELRALSITDSLTGIHNRRYFQDRLKAEMSRVRRTSGALAVIMLDIDHFKRINDQHGHAVGDGVLQELCRRIGVRVRRSDVFCRLGGEEFMVLCPNTDGDQAYGLAIELWQSLRSSPMVGVGLVTASFGVASWRVDEGVDSLLLRADSAVYAAKQAGRDRVEAERLQV; encoded by the coding sequence ATGCCGTTGCATGCAGTCCGCCCGAAGATCCTCGGTTTCATCAGCGAGCAAGCGTCGGCCTGGCTGGTTGGGTTGGTGGTTGTCCTGGTCGGCGGGGCGCTGACCCTGGTGGTGGCGTGGGCTGCGGCGGATCTCAATCGGCAGCAAGTGCGCCAGCGCTTCCAGTTGCTGGTCAATGAACGCTACAGCCGTCTTGAAGAACGCTTTGAAGATCAGGAGCAGCGCCTAGGTAGCCTGCGGCGTTTTTTCGTCAATTCCGAGAATGTCTCGCACGCAAATTTCAACGGTTTTGCCCAGCCGTTGCTATTGCGTACGCGCGCCTATTCCTGGGCCCCGCGTGTGCTCCGTGAGCAACGCCTGGGGTTCGAGCAACAGGTGTCACGCGAACTTGGCGAAGCGTTTTCCATTCGTGAATTGAGCGATGATGGCAGCCTGGTTTCAGCGGCCGTGCGCGATGAATATGTACCGGTGTTATACAGCCAGACCCAAAGTGTCCTGGGGTCACCTTTGGGTTTTGATTTGCTGGCTCAGCCTTTACGCCGGTCCACGGTCGAGCGGGCGCGTCGCTCGGGCAAAATCGCGGTATCCCTCCCCATGCAATTGGTTGGTTTGGAACCATCGTATACCCCCGGTGTGCTGCTGGTCGCGGCGGTCAGTCGACCAGCGACCACACACATGCCCGTCAACGAACCCTACGGTTATGTGATGGCCGTGATCAGCATGCGTCAACTGGTAGCGGACGGCCTGCCCAACGCTGCCAGGGACAACCTGGTCATGCAGATCGTCGACACGTCCGACACGCAGCAGCGTGTGCTGTACGAATCGAACAACCCCGTGGCAGACAGTAGTGGGCAGGAGGTGACCCGTCGGTTGACCCTGGGGGATCACGTCTACGCTTTGCGCTTGCGCCCCAGCCAAGTGTTCGAGCAGAGCAATCACTCCTCGGTGACCAGCATCCTGATCATGGGCGGTCTGCTCAGTCTGTTGCTCAGTGCCTTGCTCTACGTGCTGGTCAGCCAGCGTCAGCGGGCGATCAAGCTGGTGCAGCAACGCACCGGCGAATTGCGCGTGCGCGAACACCAGTTACGCACCGCCCATAGCCAGTTGCGCAGTGTGCTCAACGCTGCGACCCAGGTGGCGATCATTGCGACGGACCTGCGCGGCGTGATCAACACGTTCAATGCCGGGGCCGAGCAGATGCTGGGATACGAGGCCGATCAGGTCCTGGGAATAATGACCCTCGAAAATCTGCACCAACCCTCTGAGCTGACGGTTCGTGCGGCGCAGTTGAGTCAGATGCAGGGCAAGCGAATCACACCCGCTCAGGCGATGCTGGTGGAAGGCACTGACAGTTTGCACGAGGCTCGGGAATGGACGCTGGTACGCAAGGACGGCAGCCAATTGATGGTGAACATGCTGGTGACGGCGCTGCTGGATGACCACGGTTTGTGGATCGGACACCTGGCGATTTGCCTGGATGTCACTGAGCAGAAGCGGGTGCATGAAGCCTTGGCGGCACGCGACCGCTTGCTGAGAAAACTCAGCGCCCATGTGCCGGGAGGAATCTTTCAATTCACTCTGGAACCCAATGACAACTGGCGGTTCATCTACGCCAGTGACGGCATTCGCGATATTTACGAAATAGAGCCAGGGCTTTTACAGCAGAATGCCAAGCTGGTCTTTGAGCGTATACATCCCCAGGATGCCGAACGTATTCGCAGCTCCATACGCTTGTCCGCACTGCAGTTGAGTCATTGGCGGGAGGAGTATCGCGTCGAGCTGCCGCGCCAGGGCCTGCGCTGGATCCGTGGCGAGGCCACGCCGGAGGAACTGCCCGGTGGCGGTACGTTGTGGCATGGCTATGTGTCTGATATTTCCGATCTCAAGCGGGTGGAAGAAGAGCTGCGGGCGTTGTCCATCACCGATTCGCTGACAGGGATCCATAATCGACGATATTTCCAGGATCGCCTGAAGGCCGAAATGAGCCGGGTCAGGCGCACCTCGGGGGCGTTGGCGGTCATCATGCTGGATATTGACCACTTCAAGCGCATCAATGACCAGCATGGGCATGCAGTGGGAGACGGAGTGTTGCAGGAGTTATGCCGGCGTATCGGCGTGCGCGTGCGCCGCAGTGACGTGTTCTGCCGCCTGGGCGGTGAGGAGTTCATGGTGCTGTGTCCCAACACCGACGGTGACCAGGCTTATGGCTTGGCCATCGAGTTGTGGCAGTCGCTGCGCAGTTCCCCCATGGTCGGAGTCGGTCTTGTCACGGCCAGCTTCGGCGTGGCCAGTTGGCGGGTCGATGAAGGGGTGGATAGCTTGTTGTTACGCGCGGACTCGGCCGTGTATGCCGCCAAACAGGCGGGTCGAGACCGGGTAGAAGCAGAGCGTTTGCAGGTGTGA
- the rlmKL gene encoding bifunctional 23S rRNA (guanine(2069)-N(7))-methyltransferase RlmK/23S rRNA (guanine(2445)-N(2))-methyltransferase RlmL encodes MSDRYELFLTCPKGLEGLLIEEAVGLGLEDAREHTSAVRGMADMETAYRLCLWSRLANRVLLVLKRFPMKDAEDLYHGVLDVEWPDHMLPDGTLAVEFSGHGSGIDNTHFGALKVKDAIVDKLRTPTGERPSIDKINPDLRIHLRLDRGEAILSLDLSGHSLHQRGYRLQQGAAPLKENLAAAILIRAGWPRIAAEGGALTDPMCGVGTFLVEGAMIAADMAPNLNREQWGFTAWLGHVPALWKKLHAEASERAAIGMNKPPLWIRGYEADPRLIQPGRNNIERAGLSHWIKVYQGEVGTFEPRPDQNQKGLVICNPPYGERLGDEASLLYLYQNLGERLRQACLGWEAAVFTGAPDLGKRMGIRSHKQYSFWNGALPCKLLLIKVNPDQFVTGERRTPEQRQAEREQAAYDQAPSEPQERQYNKNGNPIKPAPAPVVEQARLSEGGQMFANRLQKNLKLLGKWAKREGVDCYRVYDADMPEYSMAIDLYHDWVHVQEYAAPKSIDPEKASARMFDALAAIPQALNVDKNRVVVKRRERQSGTKQYERQSAQGKFTEVSEGGVKLLVNLTDYLDTGLFLDHRPIRLRIQKEAAGKRFLNLFCYTATASVHAAKGGARSTTSVDLSKTYLDWARRNLSLNGFSDKNRLEQGDVMAWLEACRDEFDLIFIDPPTFSNSKRMEGVFDVQRDHVQLLDLAMARLAPGGVLYFSNNFRKFQLEDNLGERYVVEDISDKTIDPDFARNAKIHRAWKVTAR; translated from the coding sequence ATGTCGGACCGTTACGAACTCTTCCTCACTTGCCCTAAAGGCCTCGAAGGCCTGCTGATCGAGGAAGCCGTCGGGCTTGGCCTTGAAGACGCGCGCGAGCACACCTCGGCCGTGCGCGGCATGGCCGACATGGAAACCGCTTACCGGTTGTGCCTCTGGTCGCGCCTGGCCAACCGCGTGCTGCTGGTGCTCAAGCGCTTCCCGATGAAGGACGCCGAAGACCTGTACCACGGCGTACTTGACGTGGAGTGGCCGGACCACATGCTGCCGGACGGAACCCTGGCGGTGGAGTTCAGCGGCCACGGTTCGGGTATCGATAACACCCACTTCGGCGCGCTGAAGGTCAAGGATGCGATTGTCGACAAGCTGCGCACGCCGACCGGCGAACGCCCATCCATTGACAAGATCAACCCTGACCTGCGCATTCACCTGCGTCTGGACCGTGGCGAAGCCATCCTTTCTCTTGATTTGTCCGGGCATAGCTTGCACCAACGCGGTTATCGCCTGCAGCAGGGTGCGGCGCCCTTGAAGGAAAACCTGGCTGCAGCCATTCTGATTCGTGCCGGTTGGCCGCGTATCGCCGCTGAAGGCGGCGCGCTGACCGACCCGATGTGTGGCGTCGGCACCTTCCTGGTAGAGGGCGCAATGATCGCCGCCGACATGGCGCCCAACCTGAACCGTGAGCAGTGGGGTTTTACCGCCTGGCTTGGCCACGTTCCGGCACTGTGGAAAAAACTCCACGCCGAAGCCAGCGAACGCGCGGCCATCGGCATGAACAAGCCACCGTTGTGGATTCGCGGCTACGAAGCCGATCCGCGCCTGATCCAGCCGGGCCGCAACAACATCGAACGCGCCGGCTTGAGTCACTGGATCAAGGTCTATCAGGGTGAAGTCGGTACGTTTGAGCCGCGCCCGGACCAGAACCAGAAAGGCCTGGTGATCTGCAACCCACCTTACGGCGAGCGTCTGGGTGATGAAGCCAGTTTGTTGTACCTCTACCAGAACCTCGGCGAGCGCCTGCGCCAGGCCTGTCTGGGCTGGGAAGCCGCAGTGTTCACCGGTGCGCCGGATCTGGGCAAGCGCATGGGCATCCGCAGTCACAAACAGTATTCGTTCTGGAACGGCGCGTTGCCGTGCAAGTTGCTGCTGATCAAGGTCAACCCGGATCAGTTCGTCACCGGCGAGCGCCGCACCCCCGAGCAACGCCAGGCCGAACGCGAACAGGCGGCCTACGATCAGGCGCCGAGCGAGCCGCAAGAGCGTCAGTACAACAAGAACGGCAATCCGATCAAGCCGGCGCCGGCCCCTGTGGTCGAGCAGGCGCGTTTGAGCGAAGGCGGGCAGATGTTTGCCAACCGTTTGCAGAAGAACCTCAAGCTGCTGGGCAAGTGGGCCAAGCGCGAGGGCGTCGATTGCTACCGTGTGTACGATGCCGATATGCCGGAATACTCCATGGCGATCGATCTGTACCACGATTGGGTTCACGTTCAGGAATACGCTGCACCTAAGTCCATCGACCCGGAAAAAGCCTCGGCGCGCATGTTTGATGCCTTGGCGGCGATTCCCCAGGCGCTGAATGTCGACAAGAACCGCGTGGTGGTCAAGCGTCGCGAGCGTCAGAGCGGCACCAAACAGTACGAGCGCCAGAGCGCCCAGGGCAAGTTCACGGAGGTCAGCGAAGGCGGTGTCAAACTGCTGGTCAATCTGACCGACTACCTGGACACCGGCCTGTTCCTCGACCATCGACCCATTCGCCTGCGTATCCAGAAAGAGGCGGCCGGCAAGCGCTTCCTCAACCTGTTTTGCTACACCGCCACCGCCAGCGTACATGCCGCCAAGGGCGGAGCCCGCAGCACCACCAGTGTCGACCTGTCGAAAACCTACCTGGACTGGGCGCGCCGCAACCTGTCCCTCAATGGTTTTTCCGACAAAAACCGTCTGGAACAAGGTGATGTCATGGCGTGGCTGGAGGCTTGTCGCGATGAGTTCGACCTGATCTTCATCGACCCACCGACATTCTCCAATTCCAAGCGCATGGAAGGTGTCTTTGACGTACAGCGGGACCACGTGCAATTGCTCGACCTGGCCATGGCGCGTCTGGCCCCTGGCGGCGTGCTGTATTTTTCCAACAACTTCCGCAAATTCCAGTTGGAGGACAACCTGGGCGAGCGTTATGTCGTTGAAGATATCAGTGACAAAACCATCGATCCGGACTTTGCGCGTAACGCGAAAATCCACCGCGCCTGGAAAGTCACCGCACGCTGA
- the rmf gene encoding ribosome modulation factor: MRRLKRDPLERAFLRGYQYGVHGKSRELCPFTLPSVRQAWINGWREGRGDNWDGMTGTAGIHRLNELHAVG; encoded by the coding sequence ATGAGAAGACTTAAGCGTGATCCGTTGGAAAGAGCATTTTTACGCGGATATCAGTATGGCGTTCATGGCAAATCCCGTGAGCTTTGCCCATTTACTCTACCGTCGGTGCGCCAAGCCTGGATTAATGGCTGGCGAGAAGGACGCGGCGACAACTGGGACGGTATGACCGGCACTGCGGGGATCCACAGACTCAACGAACTTCACGCCGTCGGCTAA
- a CDS encoding quinone-dependent dihydroorotate dehydrogenase → MYTLARQLLFKLSPETSHDLSLDLIGAGGRLGLNGLVCKAPARMPVSVMGLDFPNPVGLAAGLDKNGAAIDGFAQLGFGFVEIGTVTPRPQPGNPKPRIFRLPEAEAIINRMGFNNLGVDHLLSRVQAAKYTGILGINIGKNFDTPVERAVDDYLICLDKVYAHASYVTVNVSSPNTPGLRSLQFGDSLKQLLEALRQRQEDLAVRHGKRVPLAIKIAPDMSDEETVLVAQALVDSGMDAVIATNTTLSRVGVEGLAYGDEAGGLSGAPVRDKSTHIVKVLAAELAGRLPIIAVGGITEGRHAAEKIAAGASLVQLYSGFIYKGPALIRQSVDAIAALPKN, encoded by the coding sequence ATGTATACCCTGGCCCGCCAGCTGTTATTCAAACTTTCCCCGGAAACTTCCCACGACCTGTCTCTGGACTTGATCGGCGCGGGTGGCCGCCTGGGGCTCAATGGGCTGGTGTGCAAGGCACCGGCGCGGATGCCGGTGTCGGTCATGGGGCTGGACTTCCCCAATCCGGTCGGCCTGGCGGCTGGCCTGGACAAGAACGGCGCGGCCATCGACGGCTTTGCGCAGTTGGGGTTCGGTTTTGTCGAGATCGGCACGGTGACGCCCCGCCCGCAGCCGGGCAATCCCAAGCCACGCATCTTCCGTTTGCCGGAGGCCGAGGCGATCATCAATCGCATGGGCTTCAATAATCTGGGCGTTGATCACTTGCTATCGCGGGTCCAGGCGGCGAAGTACACAGGTATCCTGGGGATCAATATCGGCAAAAACTTCGATACCCCGGTGGAACGGGCGGTGGACGACTACTTGATCTGTCTGGACAAGGTCTACGCTCACGCCAGTTATGTGACGGTCAACGTCAGTTCGCCGAATACTCCTGGCCTGCGCAGCCTGCAGTTCGGTGATTCGCTCAAGCAGTTGCTCGAAGCCTTGCGCCAACGCCAGGAAGACCTGGCCGTACGGCATGGCAAGCGGGTGCCGCTGGCGATCAAGATTGCACCGGACATGAGCGACGAAGAAACCGTACTGGTGGCCCAGGCGCTGGTGGATTCGGGGATGGACGCGGTGATTGCGACCAACACCACTTTGAGCCGGGTCGGCGTTGAAGGCCTGGCCTACGGTGATGAAGCCGGTGGACTCTCCGGCGCGCCGGTTCGCGATAAAAGTACTCACATCGTCAAGGTGCTGGCGGCAGAGTTGGCTGGGCGCCTGCCGATTATTGCCGTGGGTGGTATTACTGAAGGCAGGCACGCGGCAGAGAAGATCGCCGCCGGGGCCAGTCTGGTGCAGTTGTATTCCGGGTTTATCTACAAGGGGCCGGCGTTGATTCGCCAGTCAGTGGATGCAATCGCGGCGTTGCCGAAAAACTGA
- a CDS encoding transglycosylase SLT domain-containing protein: MKRVFAPALLLIVLVGSNEARGFCWLEAANRHDIEPELLQAIAAVESGYRPKAMNYSNHNGSRDIGLMQINSIHLPRLLKQGITEQRLLAEPCLSVDVGASILAGFIKQFGYNWTAVGAYNAGPGAGARREALRLRYAQRIWERYEALIAQRKG, from the coding sequence GTGAAGAGGGTTTTTGCGCCGGCATTGTTATTGATTGTGCTGGTCGGATCCAACGAGGCCCGGGGCTTTTGCTGGCTCGAGGCCGCCAACCGGCATGATATTGAACCCGAGCTACTGCAGGCCATCGCTGCGGTAGAGTCTGGTTATCGACCCAAAGCCATGAATTACAGTAACCACAATGGCTCCCGTGACATCGGCCTGATGCAAATCAACAGCATTCATTTGCCGCGCCTGCTTAAGCAGGGGATTACCGAGCAGCGGTTGCTGGCCGAACCCTGTTTGTCGGTGGACGTGGGGGCTTCCATCCTTGCCGGGTTCATCAAGCAATTCGGCTACAACTGGACCGCGGTGGGGGCATACAACGCGGGGCCTGGGGCGGGGGCCCGGCGTGAAGCGCTGCGGCTGCGGTATGCGCAAAGGATCTGGGAGCGCTACGAGGCGTTGATCGCCCAGCGCAAAGGATGA
- a CDS encoding winged helix-turn-helix domain-containing protein has product MSLGEWVTGGEDLRSVSFMFDRWTLQGDGRLTTDGVDIQLPPKEWHVLRLLLACPDLLVTKDRLLALVWPNGEVAEESLTRCICSLRKYLKGARSMITTVYGQGYRFNGPVRVLDKNGPLEGAANCPGCGLIIRGGDQQ; this is encoded by the coding sequence ATGTCTTTAGGTGAGTGGGTCACCGGAGGAGAAGACTTGAGGTCGGTCTCTTTCATGTTCGATCGCTGGACGTTGCAAGGGGATGGCAGGCTGACCACTGATGGCGTGGATATCCAGCTGCCTCCCAAGGAATGGCATGTGCTGCGTTTGCTGCTTGCCTGCCCAGATTTACTGGTGACCAAGGACCGTTTGTTGGCGTTGGTCTGGCCCAACGGCGAGGTGGCCGAGGAGTCCCTGACCCGTTGTATTTGCTCACTGCGCAAATACCTGAAGGGCGCCAGAAGCATGATTACCACGGTGTATGGTCAAGGTTATCGTTTCAATGGTCCGGTGAGGGTGCTCGACAAGAATGGGCCGCTTGAGGGCGCCGCCAATTGCCCGGGCTGCGGCCTGATTATCCGGGGGGGTGACCAGCAGTGA